A segment of the Octopus sinensis unplaced genomic scaffold, ASM634580v1 Contig02842, whole genome shotgun sequence genome:
GATTTGATCGAGTTTGGAGATTTTCTGTTTATAGTAGCACTCCTTTTGGCATTTTATGCACCAAAGAATATACATTCTCTCTGtattcattgttttcaattaatagCTCGTTTCTCTTGGCAGTGGATTCGCTTAGTTCTCTGGTAACCCAATCTTTGTCTTCCTTAATTGTAGTGAATAAATTTGGGACTTTGATTTCGTCGAAATCGACTTTTATTGCTTCCAGCTGGTCCTCGAGTTCTTCGATTTGCGACTGTagttctttgtttttaatttccgTGTTGGTAAGCAGActgcatgattcatttaattCTTCCTTCAATCGGAAAATCTCTGTTTCAAATGTCTCATTCTATGAAAATCAATAATTGTTCACTATTACTCCATTTTGCCTACACTTCTCCAAATCTACCAGTTGCTCGACAAGTTTTTTATTGTCTTCCtgaattatgaaataaataaattacttttaaattaGTGGCTTCGTCTACTGAATCGTTAAATATAGATTTTATTTGTTCAAGTTGCTCTTGGTTACAATTATACAAGTTTTcgagttcttttatttttaactgaagcacattattttctttttccgctTCATTAAACAGCAAATTTGTCGCGTTCATGTGCTCTCTTAGTTCACTAAGCTCTGATTCAAACATTTTTGtctatttcaaaaataaaattaagctaAACCGTCTCCAAAGCACTTTGTTTATCATTCTCAAGTATTCCTTCAAgtgtgattttttctttttcagaattaTTTAAAAGTAACTCAGTTTCTCTGATTTTTTCCTTTGCTTCCCTGAGTTCTCGAATGGTGTTTTCTGAGACGGTCTCCAACTTTAAATTCTCATTTTCAAGAAATAATATGTCCATCTTTAAATTGTATTGAATAGTACTACATTTGATTGGACAGATGTTAATTCGTTTTCTAGATTATTATTGAGTAGTGCCAGATTGTCTGCTCTTGACCGTAACTCAATATTCTCCTGTAAAATGTCGTTTGATTGAGTTTGACAATTTTCTAGGACAGCCTTTTCATCCTACAAATTGTCCTCACGGAATACACAACCTCCAGTATGTCAATTCTTTCTTTAAGATAATCGACTTCCTGCTGATATTCTATAATTATCGATTATACAGATTCAAACTTTTAATTTGTTCTTTATTTCTGGCTACTTCTgactattaaaatataatattgccACATCATGCCTTAAAAGAGTTGACTTCTTCCAAATCTAAGGAAGACTCTCTGGAACTCCTTGATAAAGAATCCTTAAGGTTTAAATCAACATTTCGTACattgaacaatatttttatatcttgtacaTCATTTGGCCCTGACTTCATTCCAGTGTCGAATTGTTGACCTAATAAATGGATGAACTAGAAATTCTCACATTCCTCGTCGCTAAGAACAGATTTTGCTGACAATTTTCTATCTTGCATATGTTTTTGCGTTCTCAgttgaaaaataatgtttataagcTCCTCTCTTGAAAGGTCGTCTAATTGGTGTGGATCATTTGAAGTTGACTCGTGTGCAGTTTCATAGAGggacaaaaataaattataaataacgaTTTTTGAGTTTTGTAAATCCTGTATTGAACTATAATATGTCtagaaaattaatagaaaattaaCAAACCTCGACGgtgtctttcattattttatactcTCGAATGTGTTGGTTATTACATGTTTCCAATTCCCgtaatttttgtttgattttaataTTCTGTGTGTTGAAATGTTTAATTTACCTCGATTTTGGTCTCCTGGAGTGTTGTACTTTGATCACTCAATTTAGATTTCAGGACAATCTCTTCTTTTCGGAGTAAATCGTTTTGTGTGCGTAAAAAAGTAATTTCCTCGTTCTTAATCTTATCAGAAGATTTTTCTGACTGAGACTAGAccaaataaaaatgacaaaaaaccATTTGCAGGTCTCCAAGTGAGTTAATAAAGTTTGTTTGCGCCAACACTATGGCTTTAGCATCTTCTAACTCTCGCCGGGTATTCTGTAGGGTATCGTCAATGTGGTCATTTGCCACACATTTGAGTTCTAATTCGTCAATCATTAATCTAAGTCGAATTGTCGTTTAATTTTTACTGGAGTTGTGATTTTTCCTGTCGAAGTCTTCGCATTTCTTGTTCCCATTCTTTATTAGCTGTTTTATAAAGGACACAAGCTTTAGTATAGTCTGAAATGAGATCTTCAAACTGTCCTTTAATGCTCTCAATAAATCCTTCTTTAAAGTATTCTGCGCATTCAGtcatttttcagaatttattaaaatttttcagaTTCTATAACAAGATAAGaaccaaaaaatataatttgtggtTTTAAGTTTCCCTGAGGGGCAAATCAATTGCTTTAGACTTTTGCAAACTGGCATAGTAACATGGGAATTGGGCTGTTTTATAGAAAGTTGATTTATGTTTCGAGTATAATAAATAACCTTCCCTGCCATGGCAACCCTTGCTGCAAATAAGACAGCACgttgcatgaatatatttataaagttgaTAAATTGAGATAAACAATGCCAATTGGATCATAATATAGATGCATTACCTTAAGATGGGTACGTTGAACACTGCCAATTAACGTCGGACTATTTTTTAGTATAGTTACAATTGGATTGACcagcaaaaaatgaaaaaaatatattataaataaaaataataataaatataattataaacagaaattttAACTAATAAAGACTATAAAAGTATACATTTGTTCAATAGATTAACTTCCCAGGATTTTCATTTGAATCTAGACAGCTAATGATTGTCTTAATTGTAGTAAATAAGCTGCAAGACATTCTTTAGTTAAGCAAAGAGATGGAAACCTGTTCAAGGCAATCAGtaataaaggaaaattaaaatttactgaTTATGTTTGTATGACAAGTTAACTTATTCATGATCAAGAAAAAGAGCTTAGATCAAAAAACTGACATTTCTTATTGAAAATGATTATTATTCCGACAATTGGAATACCCAATTAATTAAAGttaattcaattgtttatagatttTTTAGTAAAAGTGTattttaattatcaattttaatcTATTGATAAATGTATTTATCGACACCACTAACTGCGGCTTATGTGACCAAGACTAACCACGCGTATTCCTCATCTTCATAAagattcttatttttcattttgatttatatgcaatgataaaaataaactacCTCAATGTCTAATTTCCATGGAAGTCCGGACAAATGATGCTATGGTTCCTAGCAAACTAAAGAGACATTTTACTTGCAAGCATCCTGACTATTGCTGGATTATTTAATCCTtttgaaaaaacaataaaagtattaTTTAGTTTTTACTATGTATCGTAGATCTAGTCAAATGATGTTCAGGGAAAAtttcaatatcaataatatttcctattatttgccatgaaatggaggcaaactttaaaaatttgttacTTCATACCAAAATTCAAGGGCTATCGAGGGGTAAAGCATTAACGAGGGTTTTAAAATTAAAGGACGAAGTGAGTGAGTTATTtaaattggaaaggaattctgattttgttgaaaaatatatagCTTGCGTATTTACctgatattttacaaatattaaacGAGGTTAATGCAAGGATGTTCTGAGACTATTTTATCGTCGACGGaaaaattaaattctttaaaaattaaaatcagtTTTTGGAGAAAAAGGGTTTTAGGTGGCGCTTATACTATGTTTCCTACAAAAATATTCTTCCCTCGAGGACCGCTACCGCGTTACGCCAATCGCCCTGGAGCCGCGGGAAAGGAGACCGACTCGTTCCTCAATGAGGTCAGGCAGTCCATTGGGAGGAGGCTCAAGGACCCGTGAGAGGgcctctggttccgccagcgcatcggTCTGGCCATTGTCCGCGGCAACCCACACTGCGTCCTTGCCGCTGGCACATAAcgcttttcttctatttctgtaattaattaaattcaaaaagtaccaaaaaaatttttttatgtgtgcCGTGGATTATTTTTTACGATAAGTGTGCAGCaagaattattttttgaaaaactcTGTATTACGTATTCCCATTTATCAGGAAATCTGAATTGCTGATTGAACATGAGCTTTTTCCTTTTTGTAGATTTATCAAACACATCCTTGCCAGGATTCTCTTCGATGgccaaaaatagcaacaaatgaAAATGTTTCACAGCATTTTAATGTCTCGTTGCATATACACGAAAGAACTGCTATCATAAGTCGGTGTTAGTATGTCCTTGATTTGGCAAGATTTACAGATTCAACCTTTATTAGTGTTGCTGTCGCTAGTCCATTCCTCTCTATATTTGTCCTACTAATCAGGACtaacaaattaatttttgtataatgAAAGAATAACTTAGAAACCAACTTGTTGAGTAAAAACATTGTTagacatttatttacatgtttgtaATCATAGGTATAGAGAATTACTTCTCCAATGAAATGTAATATGATAATTGACCAAAGTTGAACGAGTCTGGCTGTTCTTATTGTGGTATTTAACGATTTAAGACTTGGGTGTTAAAACACGTCACAAAAAGtaggaaacaaaaaaagaatcgaCTTGTGGTCAAATTATGCAATtgatgtttaaatgtttaacaaATCTTTACTACAACAGTTGGTTAAAAATAATCGGTTCATAAAAAGCACATTAGTGTACGActatttaaataaaacaactttgagaAAATAACAATTCTGACTTAATAGTGACACACTCAATCTACACATGCCTGCCACTATGAAAATACAACTATTGACCAAACGGCCAACAAATTCACTAAAAGGACTGTAAATATAACCCCTTGAAGAGTCAGCTGGTATCACAGGGTCAAATgtctaagaaaaaaaagaacgagtAACAAGACAGGGATAGACTCCGTGGTCATATTTTATAACAATGTGATTAAATGatgcagagtaaaattaataaaacagGACTTGTTAACTATCGCCTGACAAttgattttaatttctttcgattCATTTTCTTCAACTTGCGAGGATCACTTATCTAAGAAATAACCACCCTGATACTCACAGGCTGAACAATCTCAGATTTCAAACTGTTTTTTGCCCTCCGTTCTTTATTTTCAGCTATTTTTTGTCTTTGAGCCACCAAACGAGCTTTGCGATCATCGAGTAGTGTTTTCTCAAAATTCTTGACTTTGTTTAGATTCGCCTTCAACTTGATTTTCTTTTCCAAGTTCATGCGAGTTCCTTTAGACATACTCAATGCAGAATgactataataatgatataatattgaCCGACGGAGCCTTGGCGTTTTCCATCTTCTTCCAGATTTGGGGATTCCGCGTGGAATTGTATTCATCCAACTAATTTTCTCACAACACAACACacgtttgtattattttatttaaaaagtaataaaaaataaattttttactaatatttttttaataattaaatgaaatttaaattcttGAGAGTTAACTTTAACTTTcgacttaaaataaataaatatgatttttaGTCCACGGCATTAACAATTTAAGAGCTCCCAATAATTTCAGGAAAAATCTACATTACGAGGATATTGCAGGTACTTTTCTGGGTCATCTTAACGACAAATAACTAGACTGATGGCCAATAAACTTATCACCAATTAAAATAGTAGTGTTGTCTTAATTCTGTATACTAATTTTCGAAACTACTGCATATTGGTTTTTTACAAACCTTGAACTGGTTTATTATCAAATTCGGGGAAATCACTTGATCGTTATTCCCAACCAATTCGTTAATAGTCGGCTTATTTCTGACTGTAAATTCATTTCTTGTATGGTCAGTATTTCGCAAATAGAAAACAGCTTAAAGTGGAAAAAtgtgaaaatttaattttattgttagaAAACGAACAAATCGTCAAATAAatcctttttattaaaatttcaaaagtcAAAAttagtttttatgtatttttatatctagcTATTTAATGACGAACCCCTCAGTCGAATGCtttcaaaaatagcaaaaactttTCACTTTTAGTAAACTGGCTAAATTAATTCACAAGGAGTTTAGAGACCCATTTGTCGTAAAATATTATTTGGTCGTATTACTGCTTCATTTGaattgataattaattatttCCAAATTAAATCCGACTGTCATCCATTCTAAGAATTGTCTAAACTCCCCAAACTGTGCCTAGCCAACCTCTTTATCGTTCGAACAAgtaaaaagtatatttaaaagaatattatttacgCGTGTAATATTTATGGGGGGACAGCAAATAGGGAAGTGTGCCCACAACACAACTCAATGCGGAAAAACAGCAGAGAACATAAAATAGAGTAGAATGAACATCGTGAGAGAATGGACTCCACTCTCCACTCAATCCCCACAAAATGGTCCCAGTGGCCACCACAGTGTTGACCTATCACTCTCACATGTAAACCTACTCGGCTAAGAAAGGACGGTTCTACCCGCACGTGACTCAACCTGCAACACAATTTGGAGGCCACTCTGAGGGAGGAAGTCAATAAAACAGTCTCTCGGACAACCAGTGCCCCAAACCACCAATCTGGATGTTGGATTAAAAATACTTGGAAGTAGAGCTGACCAGAACATTGCCCCAGTTGTCAGTAATATTAATGTTTTGTCAGCCAGGGGTCGAGGACTGACCCAAATTTGGATCTCTGACTTACAAAACGACGGGCAATCCACCCATCGACCTACAAAAGTGGCATTTCGGATATTACGTAGTCGAGGAATGCCAGTCCGAAAAATAGTGCTGATGCTGTACCAAGGTTGCCGACAATCACTTGATGTGCTACAACAGGAGACCCCATTAGTCTAATTCCGCTTAGAATGTTGGGAATAGTAATTCTGTAGTATTTCTGTGAATGAGATGTTTCAATTTAACCCCATTTTTAGTTGTCTGGTCATCGTGGATTATTCTAGAATTATTCAACACAGATCTGAAAGCAGTGCCTATTAAACACTTGTGGTTAGCCACCCGTAAAAAAGAATACATGTGAAAAACACcactaaattaaattttaaacaataataataatttaacagattaagtaaaatgagaaaaaacaagTTTATAGAGCCATATCCATGGACAGTTTGGGATGGGGATTGTAGTCCCTCAACTTGAAGGAATCACTTCCAAAATGGTCGATAGTTGTTATCCCACTCCCCCTCAACTCCAGTCGAGGAAATGGACGGGGAGACCGCCTAATCTGAACCTCCCGAATAAAGCCAACCTGCTCTTTCAAGACGGAAATATGATTATCATAGACATGGGCGTCCCCAATGGAGTGCACAAAATCCCCCAACTAGACAGTCCATTAAAAGAATACATCCAAGGCAGTGACATGTGCCACCATTCGAGTCAGTAGGGCATATGAAGCAATATTGAAGGGGACTCCCAATCCCTGAATGAATGCCACAAATCACCATGTCGGCCGATCTCTGGTACAACTGACACGACAGTCTGTTCTCGGCCACATAAAACTGGACAAGCACATGACAAGGGGGGAGAGCCATCAGAGGCACATCTCACATTATTAGGCACTCCAAACCAGTCGGATTCCACGCACTCATCACCATTCGACGACTGGTGGGGTCTGATTTGAGAGTATTTATTATTCCCGCCAATTGGTCAATCCCTTTCCCGCCATAATCAGTATCACAGTCGTGGTACGCCGCCCCGAAATGTCTCCACTGAAACCCATAGACTGGGCCAAGGTCTCCTTTTATCAATTTAGTGACTAAAAGTGCCTTCCTTTCTGTGTTTGAAGCCACTCTTGTCGAGGAAGGCACGTGACCCGTTGGCCTGCCAGATTTTGACCCCGATTTGTGTAAGTTCGTTGGCATTTGTGGAACCACGGATAAACCACAGCAGTTCTTCCACGATGGGCCTCAAAACCATCTTTTTGGTGGTGAGGAGAGGGAAGGAGTCTACGTGGGGACACTCACCTCACCATTCCTCAGACTGAAACGGAATTGCTGTCCGAATAGAGACCGAGTAGTCACGCCTGTTCGGTTTGATTTGATGTGTCCATTTTTTATGATATTCGACACAGCCTCCAAATATTGCTCTTCTTCGTGAATAAtactttatataaattatttatttactttgatcgGGAATATTGGCTAATTTGATTAAAAAGACCACCACGacgcatatgatatatatttaataatgttttatttgtgtcacgaaatttattaaataaaattttaaatactattttatCGTGTGTCTTATTGTTGAGTTAATTTAGATGGCCCTTGTAATAAAATGTTCCAAGCCATTcacttatttattaaaaaaaatgtttttctgggGTCTGATTCCGTTTATAATGTACCTCGGTAATGGCCATATTTAATCAGTCCTTAGGTTTTAACACGGGTGCGGACGACGGAATGCCTCCACTGACTTTACTGAGGTACCTCATTCATTTCTACCACTTTCAGTCTTTTATGGGGATagaatttaattttactttttcttacTAACTTTGTTTACTTATTACATTTCTCTAAGATTTCATAGTCTTTTAACTATCAAGAGATAAGGCCATGTGCCACTGACTAACTCTGGAGGGGTATTTCCATGTCGtctttatatttaacatattgATGATCTGCTGATTATTTCAGCGCAACCAATGCTATTTTTTATGCCAAATATGGACTACTTTCAACTTAAATATGgactatatgcttgtgtgtcgaTATTTATTAATGTTGTCTCTTCGGTCGTCTGATTTGCGAGTCCGCAAAAGACAGCGGCACTAATTTGTTTGAAAAGAGATGAACTTTTTAACAGCGGTTTATCCGGTTTTGTATGCCCGTCCGCCAAGGTTGACGCTCTTAAACTAATCGGAAGGACATTCTCCTTGGAGAATCGTTATGGTCACCCCAGTTGATTGAGCAATGGGGAATATTAACCTGACTGACACTGCTATCTCTCAATATAGCTGCTTTGCAGGAACTGGCTATTCCATTTAATACAACTCACCAGAATTTGGCTACTCATGTCATATCGGACAAATGTCCTCTTCCATGTGTACTTCTTGGCACAGACAGTCGTCTCTATTATTATTAGAACCAAGATCACCGTCCAAAACATAGAACTAATTAATCAGGTGATTCCGCCTTCTCTGAAGAGGGTCCTCATCTTTGCTCGGTACTCCCCCTAGTCCCGATACAATTTCTATGAGGGCGCGGTGGTGGAGTTTTAGGCCCATGCTTCCTTCCCAAGATTTCCCAAATTTTTCTTgagttttttcgatttttttacaGTTCGTTTCACTGACAAACCCTCCCCACAAGCATAACTAATGGAGGGTTCGATGTATTGCCGGTATATTGATTGGCGTGTGGGGAAGCTGATCCATTCTTTGCATTTTCGGAGAACCACTTTTAAGATGTTCAGTTTCTTCATTCAGCTGGTAGTAACATTGGGAGAAACACATATGACTATCGTAAGTCACGCTGAGGATTTCCATGTTGTTTAAATACAAGTTCACCACCATTTTCCCAAGCTTTCTTGCTCAAGTCAGAAGCGTAGTGACTGATTTTTCAGGACAAGTTGATAGTCGATTTATTGAGAGCCAACATTCGAGATTGTGGTAGTTCTGCAGTTTTGATCTTGCCGTGTTAACCTCCAAGTAGCAATCACAATTGGCAGACAGTCGTCTCTACAGACTGGCTTATAAATTGGAATCGATAATCCTTGAATTTAACCATAAATTGaagtgatataaaaataaatatacttgtTGAATATTAATAGAATATACACCTCTATTCAGTTGTGTAATACAAATAGGGAATGGCCCCTTCAGACCAACAGAACGACACGTttctgaaatacaaaagaaatccCGACTACTGCAAATCAAACATCACTCAAAAACAAGACAAGCACGATTTTGCCAGCCTTCGAGGTTAGCATTCCCGACTATTCACAGAGCGACTGACTGAGGAATTAAACAAGCAAAGTTGCGAATGCTTAATATGCTGTGCCACAATCGTCCGGACTGCGCGGATATGGAATTGTGGCTCCTGTTATAACGTCTACCACCTCTCCTGCATTAAGGAATGGGCTTTGTCCAGCAAGAAAGACACCTGGCCTTGTCCCTCCTGCAAATTTGCTCACATTATCATTCCCAATACATAcaggtgtatttatataatatattcagatgTTTTTGTGGCAATGTGAAGGATCCAGTTTCGACAGACTGGACAGCACACAGTTGTGGCAATATTTGTGGGAGGGTTGGACTCTGCGGACACAAATGTGTGCTCAGATGTCACCCCGGGGCATGTCCTCCCTGTCCAATGTCCGTCCAAATTCACTGCTTTTGTGGCAACACCAGCAAATTCGATCGTTGTTGGAGGCACAATCACACCTTCTCCTGTCAAACTGGCAAATGTGGCAAGAGATTGAACTGCGGAGTGCACTACTGCCAGGAAATATGCCATCCTGGTGACTGTCGTGACTGCACTGAGAAAATGACAGTCGGTTTGTCAATTTCTCTAATCCCAGACTGTTTTTGCGGCCAGGAAAGCAGACAATTGGAATGTGCATATGACCAGTCTGGGTATAGTTGTGAGGGAGTCTGTTCTCGGTATTTATCCTGTGGAGTGCACACCTGTTTGGAGAAGTGTCATCCCCCCACATGCCAAACATGTCCTCTCCACATTGAGAATCTGAGGACATGTGTCTGTGGACAAACCCCGATAAAAGAACTGTTCAATGCAAGGACAGGAGTGCTCGAATGTCTCCCGACCTGTCATAAAATATGTGGGAAGCCACTGAAATGTGATTCCAACCATTTCTGTCATTGGATGTGTCATTCTGGTGAGTGTCCTGACCACTGTGAGGAAGGAATGTCCAGAATTGTCTGTCGTTGTGGGAAAACAGTCCAAGACGTGTCCTGTCGTGAGGCAGTCGAGTCCTTCCAGTGTGGGACTGTCTGCAACACACGGAAAGACTGCAAAAGACACACCTGTCACGACAAATGCTGCAATTTAAGTACTATTTATATAAGAGTAGTAATCCACTATTGCAATGAAGTGTGTGGGCGACCACTGGCCTGTAATAATCACAAGTGCGAGGAAAAGTGCCACTCTGGCAAGTGCAAGAAGTGTCCTTATTTGAGTAAGTGGGGTCATTTATTAGACACGGACGAACTGTTTTGTCACTGTGGGGGTACAGTCATCCTCCCTCCTACTCCGTGTGGGACTCCTCCACCCACGTGCAGTCTCCCCTGCAGTCGTCCTCAGGAGTGTACTATTCACCCGGCCAATCACGACTGTCATCCCAGTGGGGACTGCCCTCCCTGCAACCGTCGAATATCAGCAACCTGCTATGGCGGACACAAGGTGGCCTACTGAGGGAATATCGTAGAAATTGGATACTGTTCTGTGCTATAGAAAATCGTTCAGTTGTGGAGATAAGTGTGGAAAACCATTGAAGTGTGGCATTCATTTTTGTCAGTCTACGTGCCACCAGGTTGGCCATGACTGAGTATAAAAGGGGGAGTGTAGTGGATGTACTCAACCATGCACAGTGAGGAGGGTCGACTGTGGGCATATTTGTGGGATTGTCTGTTCTAAACACACCAAATGTTGTCCGGAGCCATGCCCAATGACAGTTCCACGTATTAGTAATGTGAAGATTAAACTGTATTGCAAATGTGGAGTAAAGATGGAGAAGACTGTGTGTAGTAACAGAACTATTGACTGTGATGACAGTTGTGTCAGACAGAGGCGTCTCAATGCCTTTAAAGATGTGTTTGGGACGCCTGATTTGTCATTCGAATATTCCTTCACCCAATCGTGGACACAAACAGCCAGGCAATGTCCACAATTAAATTGCATAGACAGAATATTAAATTCATTGAGAGTGTGGAACGAATATTATCCGACCTGATTGGCCGACTGAGTGAGGTTAGCCACTGTAGAAACACTCCTTAGGGAACTGAAATGAGTCTGGTTTATGACTTTCCCCCAATGAGTCACGAAAAGTGCACAATTATTGAGAAGATGGCCGAGTACTACCAATGTGAGGCACATTTGTACGACTATGAGCCACATATGAATGCCACTGTCATTGTCTATAAAACAAGTGCATTGCCCAGTCGACTTGTATCCGATTTGCTTAGAAATAAGACTTTaaattgttgattttattttgagttggttaataaatatattcttttcttgtgTGGATGAATGTCAATTTCAGTTAATGCTTACTACATGGTTCACAGTCAGGGGCAATCTGGTTTGCTGTAATAATTGTAAATAAGAAATTGGATTAATAGTTGCAAAACGGCCAAATATTTTTATCAGAAATGAAATGGAGTATTATGTCCATTTCACACCACCCCGTCAAGACGACTGGGTTAATCCCGGACAAATCACTACCCCTGCGACCACAGACGACATTCCCCATCCCCCAAACACAGTCCAAATTCGATATATCAATTACGTCCAATTCGGCAAATTGTTATTCAAGACAAAATGCCCTTCCATGTACCCCGATCCTTACAACTTGTTaccaataatatttatatgtccCAAATGCCTAAAGTACATGAGATATCTCCAACCTTTCCAGTCTC
Coding sequences within it:
- the LOC118760969 gene encoding transcriptional repressor NF-X1 homolog, with protein sequence MGFVQQERHLALSLLQICSHYHSQYIQVYLYNIFRCFCGNVKDPVSTDWTAHSCGNICGRVGLCGHKCVLRCHPGACPPCPMSVQIHCFCGNTSKFDRCWRHNHTFSCQTGKCGKRLNCGVHYCQEICHPGDCRDCTEKMTVGLSISLIPDCFCGQESRQLECAYDQSGYSCEGVCSRYLSCGVHTCLEKCHPPTCQTCPLHIENLRTCVCGQTPIKELFNARTGVLECLPTCHKICGKPLKCDSNHFCHWMCHSGECPDHCEEGMSRIVCRCGKTVQDVSCREAVESFQCGTVCNTRKDCKRHTCHDKCCNLSTIYIRVVIHYCNEVCGRPLACNNHKCEEKCHSGKCKKCPYLSKWGHLLDTDELFCHCGGTVILPPTPCGTPPPTCSLPCSRPQECTIHPANHDCHPSGDCPPCNRRISATCYGGHKRKSFSCGDKCGKPLKCGIHFCQSTCHQVGHD